From Methanomassiliicoccales archaeon LGM-RCC1, one genomic window encodes:
- a CDS encoding aminopeptidase: MAEKKTKGQKLADELLSNPKSIGETNPKYLDEASKFCEGYKAFLANKTEREAVAYAIPILKKHKYTEYVPGKKYKAGDKFYMVNRGKDLIMCTKGKKPVSEGVRVSVAHVDSPRLDFKPHPLFEEGEMVYFKTHYYGGIKKYQWTTVPLSIRGVVMLKDGKKVTINVGEDESEPAFIITDLLVHLARDQMQKTASKVVEGEQLNLLIGSWPFDDEKVSLRCKLAIMKILNDKYGFTECDLESAELCAVPAFKARDLGFDRSMIAAYGQDDSSCAYAEFMAEIDTKNPEYTTMTIFADKEETGSDGVTGMASYFFRDFMEDLAQTEGCEVRHVMRNSVCLSADVGAGYDPAWPEVFERTNCAFMNYGPILSKYDGAGGKYSTNDASAEMVNYVQRIFRDAGVSWQMGELGKIDVGGGGTIASYISLNNIDTIDIGVPVLSMHAPVEVVAKADEYMLYKAIYAVYNSKFPKEI, encoded by the coding sequence ATGGCAGAGAAAAAGACCAAGGGCCAGAAATTGGCCGATGAGTTGCTTTCGAACCCCAAGAGCATCGGGGAGACGAATCCCAAGTATCTCGACGAGGCATCGAAGTTCTGCGAGGGCTACAAGGCCTTCCTTGCAAACAAGACCGAGCGCGAAGCCGTCGCATACGCGATCCCGATCCTCAAGAAGCACAAGTACACGGAGTACGTCCCCGGCAAGAAGTACAAGGCCGGCGACAAGTTCTACATGGTCAACCGCGGAAAGGACCTGATCATGTGCACCAAGGGAAAGAAACCCGTGTCCGAAGGAGTCCGTGTTTCCGTCGCACACGTTGACAGCCCCAGGCTGGACTTCAAGCCTCACCCCCTGTTCGAGGAGGGCGAGATGGTGTACTTCAAGACTCACTATTACGGCGGTATCAAGAAATACCAATGGACCACGGTCCCCCTCTCCATCCGCGGAGTCGTGATGCTGAAGGACGGGAAGAAGGTCACCATCAATGTCGGAGAGGACGAGTCCGAGCCCGCATTCATAATTACGGACCTGCTGGTCCACCTGGCGAGGGACCAGATGCAGAAGACCGCATCCAAGGTCGTGGAGGGAGAGCAGCTCAACCTCCTAATCGGATCCTGGCCATTCGATGACGAGAAAGTATCTCTGAGATGCAAGCTCGCCATCATGAAGATCCTCAACGACAAGTACGGATTCACCGAGTGCGACCTGGAGTCCGCAGAGCTCTGCGCCGTGCCCGCATTCAAGGCCAGGGACCTCGGATTCGACAGGTCCATGATCGCAGCCTACGGACAGGATGACAGCTCCTGCGCTTACGCAGAGTTCATGGCGGAGATCGACACGAAGAACCCCGAGTACACAACCATGACCATCTTCGCCGACAAGGAGGAGACCGGATCCGACGGTGTCACCGGAATGGCATCATACTTCTTCAGGGACTTCATGGAGGACCTGGCCCAGACAGAGGGATGCGAGGTCCGCCACGTCATGAGGAACTCCGTCTGTCTCTCAGCAGACGTCGGAGCGGGATACGATCCCGCCTGGCCGGAGGTATTCGAGAGGACCAACTGCGCATTCATGAACTACGGACCGATCCTGTCCAAGTACGATGGGGCCGGAGGGAAGTACAGCACCAACGACGCATCGGCCGAGATGGTGAACTATGTCCAGAGGATCTTCAGGGATGCCGGAGTCTCATGGCAGATGGGAGAGCTCGGAAAGATCGACGTCGGAGGCGGAGGAACCATTGCGTCCTACATCTCGCTGAACAACATCGACACCATCGACATCGGTGTGCCCGTCCTTTCGATGCACGCACCCGTCGAGGTCGTCGCGAAGGCCGACGAGTACATGCTGTACAAGGCGATCTACGCGGTCTACAACAGCAAGTTCCCCAAGGAGATCTGA
- a CDS encoding ubiquinone/menaquinone biosynthesis methyltransferase has product MTEELKTGNQFEGKEEFVKDAFTEIAEYYDDMNEVMSMHMVQGWHKFMMKQAGDIKGKTCLDVGTGTGEIAFHVARTAGPGSTVIGVDITPAMLELAKRKEAEMDLPVKIDWREGDALALDIPDNSVNLVTSGYMLRNVTNILQAVSEMHRVLAPGGKVVVAELSKPKNRVVKIGYNLYMKRVKAYGRKRDSGKKIDDKFSPYEWLTTSIEGFPYGDDMVAIFKKAGFKDAHFYVKSMGAVNIYVGTKE; this is encoded by the coding sequence ATGACAGAGGAGCTCAAGACCGGCAACCAGTTCGAGGGTAAGGAGGAGTTCGTCAAGGACGCTTTCACCGAGATCGCGGAATACTATGACGACATGAACGAGGTAATGTCCATGCACATGGTGCAGGGATGGCATAAGTTCATGATGAAGCAGGCCGGAGACATCAAGGGCAAGACCTGTCTGGACGTAGGTACCGGTACCGGCGAGATCGCATTCCATGTTGCAAGGACCGCTGGACCAGGATCCACCGTCATCGGAGTGGATATAACTCCTGCGATGCTAGAGCTCGCTAAGAGGAAGGAGGCAGAAATGGACCTCCCTGTCAAGATCGATTGGCGCGAGGGGGACGCCCTTGCCTTGGACATCCCTGACAATTCCGTTAACCTCGTGACATCGGGATACATGCTCAGGAACGTCACCAATATCCTTCAGGCTGTTTCCGAGATGCACAGGGTGCTAGCTCCCGGAGGAAAGGTCGTCGTCGCAGAGCTCTCCAAACCCAAGAACAGGGTAGTGAAGATCGGTTACAACCTCTACATGAAGAGGGTCAAGGCCTACGGTCGCAAGCGCGACAGCGGCAAGAAGATCGATGACAAGTTCTCGCCCTACGAGTGGCTGACCACATCCATCGAGGGATTCCCTTACGGAGACGACATGGTCGCCATCTTCAAGAAGGCCGGTTTCAAAGATGCCCATTTCTACGTCAAGTCGATGGGTGCCGTCAACATCTACGTCGGCACGAAGGAATGA
- the thiM gene encoding hydroxyethylthiazole kinase produces MDYLTEMMDCVRSKHPLVHHITNYVTVNDCANICICSGGSPVMTDEMKDIIDMSSFANAVVLNMGTLNVRTVESMMYAGKIAKDNNVPVIFDPVGAGATRYRNEVAEMIIKKVKPEVIKGNSGEISFLAGIQGGVRGVDAVGKSDVGELISSLAEKLGCIVASTGEVDYVSDGKEVYELKNGDPMQGNVSGTGCMLSSVIGSYVGANGVKKESVISAITAFNVAAEHAAKDCKGPGSFKVGLFDSLFNLRSEDLPKEAKIRRL; encoded by the coding sequence ATGGATTACCTAACTGAGATGATGGATTGCGTCCGTTCCAAGCATCCGCTCGTCCATCACATCACCAACTATGTGACCGTAAACGACTGCGCGAACATCTGCATCTGCTCCGGGGGATCACCCGTGATGACAGATGAGATGAAGGACATCATCGACATGTCCAGTTTCGCCAATGCCGTTGTCCTGAACATGGGGACTCTCAACGTTCGCACAGTGGAATCCATGATGTATGCCGGAAAGATCGCCAAGGACAACAATGTCCCCGTCATCTTCGATCCTGTCGGAGCCGGTGCCACCAGATACCGCAACGAAGTTGCCGAGATGATCATCAAGAAGGTAAAGCCCGAAGTGATCAAAGGCAACTCCGGGGAGATCTCGTTCCTTGCAGGAATTCAGGGCGGAGTAAGAGGAGTCGATGCCGTGGGTAAATCAGACGTAGGCGAGCTGATCAGCTCTCTGGCCGAGAAGCTGGGCTGCATCGTCGCATCCACTGGTGAAGTGGATTACGTTTCCGACGGGAAAGAGGTGTATGAGCTGAAGAACGGCGACCCCATGCAGGGCAACGTATCCGGTACCGGCTGCATGCTCAGCTCCGTCATCGGATCATATGTCGGGGCCAACGGAGTCAAGAAGGAGTCCGTGATCTCGGCGATAACTGCATTCAACGTTGCGGCGGAACACGCGGCAAAAGACTGCAAAGGTCCGGGTTCATTCAAGGTCGGGCTGTTCGATTCCCTTTTCAATCTCAGATCCGAGGATCTGCCGAAGGAAGCAAAGATCAGAAGGCTCTGA
- a CDS encoding helix-turn-helix transcriptional regulator, with amino-acid sequence MAIILRLDRVMADRKMSLNELAEKVGISNVNLSNIKTGKICAIRFSTLNGICKALDCQPGDILEYIEEDDSDAAL; translated from the coding sequence ATGGCGATAATCCTCAGATTGGACAGGGTGATGGCGGACAGGAAGATGTCCCTCAACGAGCTCGCCGAGAAGGTGGGCATCTCCAATGTCAATCTGTCGAACATCAAGACCGGGAAGATCTGCGCCATCAGATTCTCCACCCTGAACGGGATCTGCAAGGCCCTGGACTGTCAGCCCGGGGACATCCTCGAGTACATCGAGGAAGACGATTCAGACGCTGCCCTCTGA
- a CDS encoding prenyltransferase codes for MADVRPVKAGWWNVFRPWTLHGAIIPVLIGGAVAFQTAEVNVLSVTMFLLIILGGCLLQSAANILNTYGDFKTGVDTVENETRSPELVTGVLSPKKVLYTGLACLGVTALLGLIFIWYSGWGILIYGLLGLLGAGTYTVGLSYKYHGMGQISVFVMMGLLMPLGTNCVLTGEIFAWEPLLLGLPNTFMITGVLAGNEMRDYWEDKKAGAGTLLGRFPYETGMKIYLFESLVSFPILAALILCGVAPLGCALAFITLYDGYIVYKNSKKAPTDPHASFMLVPLCFKLNWHFGLLLVIGYVLELNIIPMVI; via the coding sequence ATGGCCGACGTCAGACCGGTTAAAGCCGGATGGTGGAATGTATTCAGACCCTGGACCCTTCATGGGGCCATCATACCCGTCCTTATCGGAGGAGCGGTCGCATTCCAGACGGCCGAGGTGAACGTCCTCAGTGTGACGATGTTCCTCCTGATCATCCTGGGAGGATGCCTCCTTCAATCGGCGGCCAATATCCTGAACACCTATGGGGACTTCAAGACCGGAGTGGATACCGTCGAGAACGAGACCAGGTCGCCTGAGCTCGTCACAGGTGTCCTCAGCCCCAAGAAGGTTCTCTACACGGGACTCGCGTGCCTTGGGGTCACCGCCCTGCTCGGACTGATTTTCATCTGGTATTCCGGATGGGGGATCCTGATCTACGGGCTCCTCGGACTTCTGGGAGCCGGGACCTACACAGTAGGACTGTCCTACAAATACCACGGCATGGGCCAGATCAGCGTCTTCGTGATGATGGGGCTCCTGATGCCCCTGGGGACCAACTGCGTACTGACCGGAGAGATATTCGCCTGGGAGCCATTGCTGCTCGGGCTTCCTAACACCTTCATGATCACCGGAGTCCTGGCAGGCAACGAGATGAGGGACTACTGGGAGGACAAGAAGGCTGGAGCAGGTACTCTGCTGGGCCGTTTCCCCTACGAGACAGGGATGAAGATATACCTCTTCGAGAGCCTGGTATCGTTCCCTATTCTGGCCGCACTCATCCTATGCGGGGTCGCACCACTCGGATGCGCATTGGCCTTCATCACGCTGTACGACGGATACATAGTTTACAAGAACAGCAAGAAAGCGCCCACCGATCCGCACGCCAGCTTCATGCTGGTCCCCCTGTGCTTCAAGCTGAATTGGCATTTCGGGCTGCTGCTGGTCATAGGATATGTTTTAGAGTTGAATATCATCCCCATGGTGATCTGA
- a CDS encoding formate/nitrite transporter family protein, whose product MDSQHYPKCFVRSFLAGMAIGLGGAVLLGTMGINPELKWVGAILFSIGLFTVFTFGLDLYTGKVGYMFDDKPWTYGIDLLIMLVGNFFGTMFIAFCMPMADQFIPGFIDGRLAMLDSPVTVVLKGIFCGILMFIAADVYKTKKSYLGAFICVPVFILAGSEHSIADMYYFCAAGAYSLEALAFILLVALGNAIGGVIIPVCRKYMYEEA is encoded by the coding sequence ATGGATTCCCAACACTATCCGAAATGCTTTGTGAGATCGTTCCTCGCCGGTATGGCAATAGGACTCGGCGGCGCTGTGCTGCTGGGGACAATGGGCATAAATCCTGAGCTCAAGTGGGTAGGGGCGATCCTGTTCTCTATCGGACTTTTCACCGTCTTCACATTCGGTCTCGATCTGTACACCGGCAAGGTCGGATACATGTTCGACGACAAACCCTGGACATACGGCATCGATCTGCTGATCATGCTGGTCGGTAACTTCTTCGGAACGATGTTCATTGCATTCTGCATGCCTATGGCGGACCAGTTCATCCCCGGATTCATCGATGGAAGGCTGGCCATGCTGGACTCGCCCGTTACGGTGGTCCTCAAAGGAATCTTCTGCGGTATCCTGATGTTCATCGCAGCGGATGTCTACAAGACGAAGAAGAGTTACCTCGGAGCGTTCATCTGCGTCCCTGTCTTCATTCTTGCGGGATCTGAGCACAGCATTGCGGACATGTACTACTTCTGTGCGGCGGGAGCATACTCCCTGGAGGCACTCGCATTCATCCTCCTGGTCGCATTGGGTAACGCGATCGGCGGAGTGATAATCCCCGTTTGCAGGAAGTACATGTACGAGGAAGCCTGA
- a CDS encoding Na+-dependent transporter produces the protein MKAITLLTSSAFMMMAAMFVALITNFCGWFPGDVLDAGLRSNLTILTLVVMLTLSMSRIPMQNLNPLKYGKSMARAILLGMVVASIIPLAGYLLLKDTEYAAQAAGLVFIAATPFAGSVLPLSIILRGDAEHAARGTIVIYILSLIWIPFIVWLALGDSVDMQFLIITVIELIGVPLVLSRVLARFDIGKETLAVFLNCCIFFMVWLSVGSTNFAGNAWWIFLAFLIIAALRSFGLGTAVEVIEKRAGILWGQRVTDILMTSYKNKGVAIALCVALYPPGMVAIATSILVEITWVAFMDSVLFSKKRMERELASEGSV, from the coding sequence ATGAAAGCGATCACTCTGTTGACCAGCAGTGCATTCATGATGATGGCGGCCATGTTTGTCGCTCTTATCACCAACTTCTGCGGCTGGTTCCCCGGAGACGTATTGGACGCAGGACTGCGTTCAAATCTGACAATCCTCACCCTCGTGGTCATGCTGACCCTTTCGATGTCGAGGATACCGATGCAGAACCTGAATCCCCTGAAATACGGGAAGTCCATGGCCAGGGCCATACTGCTCGGGATGGTCGTCGCTTCCATAATCCCCTTGGCAGGATACCTGCTTCTCAAGGATACGGAGTATGCCGCTCAGGCCGCTGGTCTGGTGTTCATCGCAGCCACTCCGTTCGCAGGATCCGTTCTGCCGCTGTCCATCATCCTCCGCGGAGATGCGGAGCATGCTGCCAGAGGCACCATAGTGATCTACATCCTCTCGCTGATCTGGATCCCGTTCATCGTTTGGCTCGCCCTCGGAGATTCCGTGGACATGCAGTTCCTTATCATCACGGTCATCGAGCTCATCGGCGTGCCTCTAGTATTGTCCAGAGTATTGGCGAGATTCGACATCGGCAAGGAGACGCTCGCTGTCTTCCTCAACTGCTGTATCTTCTTCATGGTATGGCTGTCCGTCGGATCAACCAACTTCGCGGGCAATGCCTGGTGGATCTTCCTGGCGTTCCTGATCATCGCCGCCCTGAGGTCATTCGGTCTCGGTACCGCCGTCGAGGTCATTGAGAAGAGGGCCGGAATCCTCTGGGGCCAGAGGGTCACTGATATCCTGATGACGTCATACAAGAACAAGGGTGTTGCGATCGCTCTGTGCGTAGCCCTCTATCCTCCGGGAATGGTCGCTATAGCTACGTCCATCCTCGTGGAGATCACATGGGTAGCATTCATGGATTCGGTTCTGTTCTCGAAGAAGAGGATGGAGAGGGAGCTGGCGTCAGAGGGCAGCGTCTGA
- a CDS encoding methyltransferase cognate corrinoid protein has translation MAFEAESEKLKNALISCKVPDIGKAVEEAKAAGMPADEIINTLGAAMSDVGVLFERGKLFLPHVLSAAAGMKNAMTILDDELKAGAGSASAKGVAVMGTVEGDVHDIGKSICSTMLQCAGFEVHDLGRDVPLKNIVEECKNGCNYCGMSALMTTTMTGMKTVIDMLNNEGIRDKVIVMVGGAPVTQGYADKIGADLYGESASETTKKASALASD, from the coding sequence ATGGCATTTGAAGCAGAGTCTGAGAAACTGAAGAACGCACTGATCTCTTGTAAGGTCCCCGACATCGGAAAGGCTGTCGAGGAGGCAAAGGCTGCAGGCATGCCCGCAGACGAGATCATCAACACACTTGGAGCCGCAATGTCCGACGTTGGAGTTCTCTTCGAGAGGGGAAAACTCTTCCTGCCTCACGTTCTGAGCGCAGCTGCCGGAATGAAGAACGCTATGACAATTCTCGACGACGAGCTCAAGGCCGGAGCCGGAAGTGCATCCGCAAAGGGAGTCGCAGTCATGGGAACAGTCGAGGGAGATGTTCACGACATCGGAAAGTCCATCTGCTCCACCATGCTCCAGTGCGCTGGATTCGAAGTCCACGACCTCGGAAGGGACGTTCCCCTCAAGAACATCGTTGAGGAGTGCAAGAACGGCTGCAACTACTGCGGAATGTCTGCACTCATGACCACAACCATGACCGGAATGAAGACCGTCATCGACATGCTCAACAACGAGGGCATCCGTGACAAAGTCATCGTCATGGTCGGAGGCGCACCCGTCACACAGGGATACGCCGACAAGATCGGAGCTGACCTCTACGGAGAGTCCGCATCCGAGACAACCAAGAAGGCATCAGCACTCGCATCGGACTGA
- a CDS encoding tetratricopeptide repeat protein, producing the protein MQQQQFSFEDYVRMAEQGNPDAKYILATKYRNGEGVEMDKEKAAQLYRELADTGDSDAQYDLAFMLDNGEGIPQDRVESEKYFKLSADQGDSDACLCYGGILFEKGNYKDAEGYFMTSAMKGDVKAEYNLGLLYMGEYLGEPDLAKAKEWFESAADKGFAYAQSMMGSILLDQKDLKGAEEYFRYAAEQDEPSAQYNLGALGLSNQIPMEYAEAVEWVTKSAKNGFEPAFQLLLKLNSQ; encoded by the coding sequence ATGCAACAGCAGCAGTTCTCCTTCGAAGACTACGTCCGCATGGCCGAACAGGGCAATCCGGATGCCAAGTATATCCTGGCCACCAAGTACCGCAACGGCGAGGGGGTAGAGATGGACAAGGAGAAGGCAGCACAGCTGTACAGGGAGCTGGCCGACACTGGAGATTCTGACGCCCAGTACGACCTGGCGTTCATGCTCGACAATGGCGAGGGCATCCCCCAGGACCGCGTCGAATCCGAGAAGTACTTCAAGCTCTCCGCCGACCAGGGGGATTCAGACGCATGCCTCTGCTACGGAGGGATCCTTTTCGAGAAAGGCAACTACAAGGATGCTGAGGGATACTTCATGACCTCGGCGATGAAGGGGGACGTGAAGGCGGAGTACAACCTCGGGCTGCTGTACATGGGAGAGTATCTCGGAGAGCCCGATCTCGCTAAGGCGAAGGAGTGGTTCGAGAGCGCTGCGGACAAAGGATTCGCCTATGCCCAGTCCATGATGGGATCCATCCTTCTCGACCAGAAGGACCTGAAGGGTGCAGAGGAATACTTCAGATATGCCGCCGAGCAGGACGAGCCCTCAGCCCAGTACAACCTGGGTGCACTGGGGCTCTCTAATCAGATCCCCATGGAGTATGCCGAGGCGGTGGAATGGGTCACGAAGTCAGCCAAGAATGGATTCGAGCCCGCATTCCAATTGCTCCTGAAACTGAACAGCCAGTGA
- a CDS encoding transcriptional regulator: MSDVGYSSEYEVYLTRENGVQIVTNSLSLAILKEMRIREISPTEIATTLGVSKSTIQGNMAKLLRTGIVTQEARVNDARIAVYRTDAILMFCSDTDVEWQLYARSASIARIMRNGQCTCREDLSLYTASLTESGLNVIQGLFNVGAALTYIEGGRRWWDHILDDIQGQCAPYGISVHMETLEDLTLVFTSKKDDISDLPLIVVPMIGAFIAHSRMLLGFNLAHDLSLKVSEHGRRVDIHVPAFYGQEFDAPRPIMPNSDAFKVKEPFSIYSIGGKATLFTNPTMMSILDNLSNGNYSLNELEDIMGISKATLYASLVKLQDMGAVEIEKDSGSPKKYKLTADPILYVTEPGTKNRDILNGIAERFQSGEVDYYSSVIAYAMEVIDCLGIHFDKMFIRAGRNAANTVIDQNPGIEPQQFVDLACNMVSPPDRAELRTYLPLRIEVTLSKNTLWVSWPGDFIMGFINEGLKRLLGEKYRVKVEVIREGASDPLMVLNN, encoded by the coding sequence ATGAGTGACGTCGGCTACAGTTCCGAGTACGAGGTTTATCTCACCAGAGAGAACGGAGTACAGATTGTAACCAACAGCCTCAGTCTAGCAATTCTGAAAGAGATGCGCATCCGTGAGATCTCCCCTACGGAGATCGCCACCACACTGGGCGTATCCAAGTCCACTATCCAAGGAAACATGGCCAAGCTGCTCCGTACCGGTATCGTGACACAGGAAGCACGTGTGAACGATGCCCGCATAGCGGTCTACAGGACCGATGCGATACTCATGTTCTGCAGCGATACGGATGTGGAATGGCAGCTTTATGCAAGGTCCGCATCCATTGCACGCATAATGAGGAATGGGCAGTGTACCTGCAGGGAGGATCTGTCCCTGTATACGGCATCCCTTACGGAGAGCGGTCTGAACGTTATCCAAGGATTGTTCAATGTAGGTGCCGCCCTCACATACATAGAAGGCGGCAGACGCTGGTGGGACCACATATTGGACGACATCCAGGGCCAGTGCGCCCCGTACGGTATATCCGTCCACATGGAGACTCTGGAGGACCTCACGCTCGTGTTCACATCCAAGAAGGACGACATATCGGACCTTCCGTTGATCGTTGTTCCGATGATCGGTGCGTTCATCGCGCATTCCCGCATGCTCCTGGGATTCAATCTTGCCCATGATCTGAGCCTTAAGGTCTCGGAGCACGGCCGCAGAGTGGACATCCATGTTCCGGCATTCTACGGCCAGGAGTTCGATGCACCTCGTCCGATTATGCCTAATTCGGACGCTTTCAAGGTCAAAGAGCCGTTCTCCATCTACTCCATCGGTGGGAAGGCTACACTTTTCACCAATCCGACTATGATGTCCATCCTCGACAATCTTTCGAACGGCAACTATTCGCTGAATGAGCTGGAGGATATCATGGGAATCTCCAAGGCGACGCTCTATGCTTCACTCGTAAAGCTGCAGGACATGGGCGCCGTAGAGATCGAGAAGGATTCCGGTTCTCCGAAGAAGTACAAGCTTACGGCAGATCCTATCCTGTACGTTACCGAACCGGGGACCAAGAACCGTGACATCTTGAACGGGATCGCCGAGAGGTTCCAATCCGGAGAGGTGGATTACTATTCATCCGTCATCGCCTATGCGATGGAGGTCATAGACTGCCTGGGCATACATTTCGATAAGATGTTCATCAGGGCAGGAAGGAATGCGGCCAACACTGTAATCGATCAGAACCCGGGCATCGAACCGCAGCAGTTCGTCGATTTGGCCTGCAATATGGTCTCGCCCCCTGACAGGGCAGAGCTGAGAACGTACCTCCCGCTTCGCATCGAGGTCACTCTGTCAAAGAACACCCTTTGGGTTTCATGGCCCGGGGATTTCATAATGGGATTCATCAACGAGGGACTCAAGCGTTTGCTCGGAGAGAAGTACAGGGTCAAGGTCGAGGTCATCCGCGAGGGTGCGTCCGATCCATTGATGGTTCTGAACAATTGA
- the tgtA gene encoding tRNA guanosine(15) transglycosylase TgtA: MFEIIRRDGLARIGKFTTNSGRSMETPALFPVINPKINTVPARELYDTFGFKSLITNSYIIKNTPELKEKAQAVGLHEMLDFPGIIMTDSGTFQSHMYGEVELTNEEIVEFQKSIGTDIGTVLDIFTEPYWTKEQTAESIEVTLERTQQACEMKGEMMINGVAQGSIYPDLREDCARRMAEMDIDVHPIGGVVPLMEQYRYAELVDVIMSSKKGLNPNRPVHLFGAGHPMILAFAALMGCDFFDSASYAKFARDERMMFVDGTFRLADMESLDCNCPACRGHSLEELRKMEKGKKTKLIAEHNLYQIVQELNLVRRYIREGRLWELAEIRCRAHPALLEALRKLRDYQDVLEQYDPISRDGAIFYTGSETRIRPVFKRYLDRLGTRYVLPTDKVCLFEDTHGKPYSRPYEQEFDKARKAGYTPIVVSPFGPVPAELDELYPLAQSLFPQIPDMETETESERLTYQFLSMMGVKQVILQDQIPEDGTEEYNADMLRAKAVARYQFGIEAADALFREPVELVTSKKTGKIRNVISDGEHVLSMRAGDGLYTLKLEGAKRIVKAVPKPHMRVQVTDDAVPFAADGRNVFAQFVTECDPEIRPMEEVIVTDKDDNPVATGRAFLVPFEIRQMKKGMAVKVRSGSSDE, encoded by the coding sequence ATGTTCGAGATCATCAGAAGGGACGGGCTCGCCCGTATCGGAAAATTCACCACCAATTCAGGACGCTCCATGGAGACTCCGGCGCTGTTCCCGGTAATCAATCCGAAGATCAACACGGTGCCTGCAAGGGAACTCTATGATACCTTCGGCTTCAAGTCACTGATCACGAACTCATACATCATAAAGAACACGCCCGAACTCAAGGAGAAGGCCCAGGCCGTCGGACTCCACGAGATGCTGGATTTCCCCGGGATCATCATGACCGACTCCGGAACATTCCAGAGTCACATGTACGGCGAGGTGGAGCTCACCAACGAGGAGATCGTGGAATTCCAGAAATCCATAGGCACGGACATCGGAACTGTTCTCGACATTTTCACCGAGCCGTACTGGACCAAGGAGCAGACTGCGGAATCCATCGAGGTCACGCTCGAGAGGACGCAGCAGGCCTGCGAGATGAAGGGCGAAATGATGATCAACGGAGTCGCACAGGGCTCCATCTACCCGGACCTCAGGGAGGACTGCGCTAGGAGGATGGCGGAAATGGACATCGACGTCCACCCCATCGGAGGTGTTGTTCCCCTCATGGAGCAGTACAGATACGCAGAGCTCGTTGATGTCATAATGTCCAGCAAGAAGGGCCTGAATCCCAACCGTCCAGTCCACCTCTTCGGTGCCGGTCACCCCATGATCCTCGCATTCGCAGCGCTGATGGGATGCGATTTCTTCGATTCCGCCTCCTATGCTAAATTCGCTCGCGACGAGAGGATGATGTTCGTCGACGGAACGTTCCGTTTAGCGGACATGGAATCCCTGGACTGCAACTGCCCCGCGTGCCGCGGACACTCCCTAGAGGAGCTCAGGAAGATGGAGAAGGGCAAGAAGACCAAGCTCATCGCTGAGCACAACCTCTACCAGATCGTCCAGGAGCTCAACCTCGTCAGGAGGTACATCCGCGAGGGACGCCTCTGGGAGCTGGCGGAGATCAGATGCCGTGCGCACCCCGCCCTTCTGGAAGCACTGAGGAAGCTGAGGGACTACCAGGATGTCCTGGAGCAGTACGACCCCATCAGCCGTGACGGTGCGATATTCTACACAGGTTCAGAGACAAGGATCCGTCCCGTATTCAAGAGGTACCTCGACAGGCTCGGGACTAGGTATGTCCTGCCCACTGACAAGGTTTGCCTCTTCGAGGACACACACGGTAAGCCTTACAGCAGGCCCTATGAGCAGGAGTTCGACAAGGCCAGGAAGGCAGGTTACACGCCTATCGTCGTCTCGCCATTCGGACCGGTTCCGGCGGAATTGGATGAACTCTATCCCCTGGCGCAGTCGCTTTTCCCCCAGATCCCTGACATGGAAACCGAGACGGAATCCGAGAGGCTCACATATCAGTTCCTAAGCATGATGGGTGTCAAGCAGGTCATCCTCCAGGATCAGATCCCTGAGGACGGGACCGAGGAGTACAACGCGGACATGCTCAGGGCGAAGGCTGTGGCCAGATATCAGTTCGGCATCGAGGCCGCGGATGCACTTTTCAGAGAACCTGTTGAGCTCGTCACCAGCAAGAAGACCGGCAAGATCAGGAACGTCATATCCGACGGGGAGCACGTCCTCTCGATGCGCGCAGGCGACGGACTGTACACCCTCAAGCTCGAGGGAGCGAAGAGGATCGTGAAAGCCGTTCCCAAGCCCCACATGAGAGTCCAGGTGACGGATGATGCCGTTCCCTTCGCCGCAGACGGACGCAACGTCTTCGCCCAGTTCGTAACGGAATGCGATCCGGAGATCCGCCCCATGGAGGAGGTCATCGTCACAGACAAGGACGACAATCCCGTGGCAACCGGACGTGCGTTCCTGGTGCCCTTTGAGATAAGGCAGATGAAGAAGGGAATGGCCGTGAAGGTCCGTTCCGGTTCCAGCGACGAGTGA